One Denticeps clupeoides chromosome 3, fDenClu1.1, whole genome shotgun sequence DNA window includes the following coding sequences:
- the LOC114786281 gene encoding uncharacterized protein LOC114786281 isoform X1 has translation MIVFRRMAAAAGKHVIWESETLVAYLHPRPWTPGATVLTQKAAGGPGSLFHLAEGEFLGLMMAARVVGSLLCERLGVRRCAVLHRPAWPNHGPPRLRLLPLYGLQADWQPHLAPQEEFVVHDPGYCTSKSGPRWDSVRLEALRDRIRAKLPEPGAAPSYAFHGEDPEHPGLFSRIVRGEEQQWRVWEDRSHVAFLTPFPNTPGLTVLVPRRPLTSDVLRLEELDYRSLVLASRRVAQLLEKALGSWAVALIFEGFEIDYAHAKLIPLTKAEGEGSGCLACPSAEFHSEYPGYVTSVDGPPASLETLKEMQAKITLV, from the coding sequence GATGGCAGCAGCAGCTGGGAAACATGTGATATGGGAAAGTGAGACACTGGTGGCCTACCTGCATCCCAGGCCCTGGACGCCAGGAGCCACTGTGCTCACCCAGAAAGCAGCTGGTGGGCCGGGCAGCCTGTTCCACCTGGCGGAGGGCGAGTTTCTAGGTCTCATGATGGCCGCCCGGGTGGTCGGCTCTCTGCTGTGCGAGAGGCTGGGCGTGCGGCGCTGCGCCGTCCTCCACAGGCCTGCCTGGCCCAACCACGGCCCTCCTCGGCTCCGCCTGCTGCCCTTGTATGGCCTTCAGGCCGACTGGCAGCCCCATCTAGCACCACAGGAGGAGTTCGTGGTGCACGATCCGGGCTACTGTACCTCCAAGAGTGGCCCGCGTTGGGACAGCGTCCGACTGGAGGCACTGCGTGACCGGATCCGGGCCAAGCTCCCTGAGCCAGGCGCAGCTCCCAGTTATGCTTTTCATGGTGAGGACCCCGAGCACCCAGGACTGTTCTCGCGCATTGTGCGTGGAGAGGAGCAGCAGTGGCGCGTGTGGGAGGACCGAAGCCACGTGGCCTTCCTCACGCCCTTCCCCAACACCCCAGGTCTCACTGTGCTGGTCCCACGCCGGCCGCTCACCAGCGACGTCCTCAGGCTGGAGGAACTGGACTACCGCAGCCTTGTCCTGGCCAGCAGGCGGGTGGCGCAGCTGCTGGAGAAGGCCCTGGGCTCATGGGCTGTAGCGCTGATCTTTGAGGGCTTCGAAATCGACTATGCTCATGCCAAACTTATCCCCCTTACCAAGGCGGAAGGCGAGGGAAGCGGCTGTCTCGCCTGCCCTTCTGCAGAGTTTCACTCGGAGTATCCAGGATATGTGACTTCGGTTGACGGTCCTCCTGCCAGCCTCGAGACATTGAAGGAGATGCAGGCGAAGATCACCCTAGTTTAG
- the LOC114786909 gene encoding lysophosphatidic acid receptor 4 isoform X1 — translation MFRMNDTSVDFPLNISMLGSPGRPPWYEDEACAAAPYGFVFYFAVKVFNLAIGFPANAMVMWLVATNKSGSSSDIFIFSLAVLDGYFCLMTPIEMVNRLVLGDSGIWYFQRFAYGVKDVAPLFLMCICLDRYFAVVFPILFTGLRDNRIRIVVTAVMWGLIVAHGLTKSFLGAMSVNDVFSGLVLSGFILMVFCNLNIMWVLRRSVAGKENMNPVKKKAFKMVLIVLGITTVCYLPVALMPFASYYSFVTLKCQISITVFSIMDLSCSIEPLLYISKLEQIACCKVQQK, via the coding sequence ATGTTCAGGATGAACGACACTTCAGTTGATTTCCCACTAAACATAAGCATGCTGGGCTCCCCTGGCCGACCTCCCTGGTACGAGGATGAAGCATGTGCCGCGGCGCCGTACGGTTTCGTCTTTTACTTCGCTGTAAAAGTCTTCAACCTAGCCATAGGATTTCCTGCCAATGCAATGGTGATGTGGCTGGTGGCTACAAACAAGAGCGGATCAAGCTCCGACATCTTCATCTTCAGCCTAGCTGTGCTGGATGGTTACTTCTGCCTCATGACGCCCATTGAAATGGTCAACCGTTTGGTGCTGGGCGACAGCGGCATCTGGTACTTCCAGCGGTTTGCATATGGTGTGAAGGACGTGGCCCCCCTCTTCCTCATGTGCATCTGCTTAGACCGGTACTTTGCTGTGGTGTTTCCCATCCTCTTTACTGGCCTTCGAGACAACCGGATAAGGATTGTGGTGACTGCAGTCATGTGGGGTCTCATTGTTGCACATGGACTCACAAAATCCTTCCTGGGCGCAATGAGTGTCAATGATGTCTTCAGTGGCCTCGTCCTCTCTGGCTTCATTCTCATGGTCTTCTGCAACCTGAACATAATGTGGGTGCTGCGCAGGTCAGTGGCAGGAAAAGAGAATATGAATCCAGTAAAGAAGAAAGCCTTCAAGATGGTGCTGATTGTGCTGGGCATCACCACAGTGTGCTATCTACCAGTGGCACTCATGCCCTTTGCGTCCTATTACAGCTTTGTGACTTTAAAGTGCCAAATCAGCATCACTGTCTTCTCCATCATGGACCTTAGTTGCAGCATTGAACCTCTGCTCTACATCTCTAAATTGGAGCAGATTGCCTGCTGCAAAGTTCAGCAGAAATGA
- the LOC114786909 gene encoding lysophosphatidic acid receptor 4 isoform X2 — MNDTSVDFPLNISMLGSPGRPPWYEDEACAAAPYGFVFYFAVKVFNLAIGFPANAMVMWLVATNKSGSSSDIFIFSLAVLDGYFCLMTPIEMVNRLVLGDSGIWYFQRFAYGVKDVAPLFLMCICLDRYFAVVFPILFTGLRDNRIRIVVTAVMWGLIVAHGLTKSFLGAMSVNDVFSGLVLSGFILMVFCNLNIMWVLRRSVAGKENMNPVKKKAFKMVLIVLGITTVCYLPVALMPFASYYSFVTLKCQISITVFSIMDLSCSIEPLLYISKLEQIACCKVQQK, encoded by the coding sequence ATGAACGACACTTCAGTTGATTTCCCACTAAACATAAGCATGCTGGGCTCCCCTGGCCGACCTCCCTGGTACGAGGATGAAGCATGTGCCGCGGCGCCGTACGGTTTCGTCTTTTACTTCGCTGTAAAAGTCTTCAACCTAGCCATAGGATTTCCTGCCAATGCAATGGTGATGTGGCTGGTGGCTACAAACAAGAGCGGATCAAGCTCCGACATCTTCATCTTCAGCCTAGCTGTGCTGGATGGTTACTTCTGCCTCATGACGCCCATTGAAATGGTCAACCGTTTGGTGCTGGGCGACAGCGGCATCTGGTACTTCCAGCGGTTTGCATATGGTGTGAAGGACGTGGCCCCCCTCTTCCTCATGTGCATCTGCTTAGACCGGTACTTTGCTGTGGTGTTTCCCATCCTCTTTACTGGCCTTCGAGACAACCGGATAAGGATTGTGGTGACTGCAGTCATGTGGGGTCTCATTGTTGCACATGGACTCACAAAATCCTTCCTGGGCGCAATGAGTGTCAATGATGTCTTCAGTGGCCTCGTCCTCTCTGGCTTCATTCTCATGGTCTTCTGCAACCTGAACATAATGTGGGTGCTGCGCAGGTCAGTGGCAGGAAAAGAGAATATGAATCCAGTAAAGAAGAAAGCCTTCAAGATGGTGCTGATTGTGCTGGGCATCACCACAGTGTGCTATCTACCAGTGGCACTCATGCCCTTTGCGTCCTATTACAGCTTTGTGACTTTAAAGTGCCAAATCAGCATCACTGTCTTCTCCATCATGGACCTTAGTTGCAGCATTGAACCTCTGCTCTACATCTCTAAATTGGAGCAGATTGCCTGCTGCAAAGTTCAGCAGAAATGA
- the LOC114786281 gene encoding uncharacterized protein LOC114786281 isoform X2 — protein sequence MAAAAGKHVIWESETLVAYLHPRPWTPGATVLTQKAAGGPGSLFHLAEGEFLGLMMAARVVGSLLCERLGVRRCAVLHRPAWPNHGPPRLRLLPLYGLQADWQPHLAPQEEFVVHDPGYCTSKSGPRWDSVRLEALRDRIRAKLPEPGAAPSYAFHGEDPEHPGLFSRIVRGEEQQWRVWEDRSHVAFLTPFPNTPGLTVLVPRRPLTSDVLRLEELDYRSLVLASRRVAQLLEKALGSWAVALIFEGFEIDYAHAKLIPLTKAEGEGSGCLACPSAEFHSEYPGYVTSVDGPPASLETLKEMQAKITLV from the coding sequence ATGGCAGCAGCAGCTGGGAAACATGTGATATGGGAAAGTGAGACACTGGTGGCCTACCTGCATCCCAGGCCCTGGACGCCAGGAGCCACTGTGCTCACCCAGAAAGCAGCTGGTGGGCCGGGCAGCCTGTTCCACCTGGCGGAGGGCGAGTTTCTAGGTCTCATGATGGCCGCCCGGGTGGTCGGCTCTCTGCTGTGCGAGAGGCTGGGCGTGCGGCGCTGCGCCGTCCTCCACAGGCCTGCCTGGCCCAACCACGGCCCTCCTCGGCTCCGCCTGCTGCCCTTGTATGGCCTTCAGGCCGACTGGCAGCCCCATCTAGCACCACAGGAGGAGTTCGTGGTGCACGATCCGGGCTACTGTACCTCCAAGAGTGGCCCGCGTTGGGACAGCGTCCGACTGGAGGCACTGCGTGACCGGATCCGGGCCAAGCTCCCTGAGCCAGGCGCAGCTCCCAGTTATGCTTTTCATGGTGAGGACCCCGAGCACCCAGGACTGTTCTCGCGCATTGTGCGTGGAGAGGAGCAGCAGTGGCGCGTGTGGGAGGACCGAAGCCACGTGGCCTTCCTCACGCCCTTCCCCAACACCCCAGGTCTCACTGTGCTGGTCCCACGCCGGCCGCTCACCAGCGACGTCCTCAGGCTGGAGGAACTGGACTACCGCAGCCTTGTCCTGGCCAGCAGGCGGGTGGCGCAGCTGCTGGAGAAGGCCCTGGGCTCATGGGCTGTAGCGCTGATCTTTGAGGGCTTCGAAATCGACTATGCTCATGCCAAACTTATCCCCCTTACCAAGGCGGAAGGCGAGGGAAGCGGCTGTCTCGCCTGCCCTTCTGCAGAGTTTCACTCGGAGTATCCAGGATATGTGACTTCGGTTGACGGTCCTCCTGCCAGCCTCGAGACATTGAAGGAGATGCAGGCGAAGATCACCCTAGTTTAG